The proteins below are encoded in one region of Parvicella tangerina:
- the der gene encoding ribosome biogenesis GTPase Der, with product MGNLVAIVGRPNVGKSTLFNRLTKTRRAIVQETSGVTRDRHYGKSVWGGKEFSVVDTGGFVKGSDDVFEDEIRKQVVIAIEECNIVIFVVDVETGITDLDEAVANVLRQSKKPVFVVSNKVDNNEREVDSYEFYNFGLGDVYSISAINGSGTGELLDDLIKELPEDAHEEDESELPRIAIVGKPNVGKSSLTNALLGIERNIVTDISGTTRDSIDTHFNAFGFDMVLVDTAGIRKKGKVHEDIEFYSVMRSIRTIENSDVCLFMIDAEEGLQSQDMSIFSVIERNRKGMVVLVNKWDKIENKEANTMKKYEEMIKERLAPFTDVPVLFVSALTKQRIHKALEIAMEVYKNRTTKIPTSKLNEVLLPLIENYPPPAYKGKFIKIKFVTQLPNHAPAFAFFCNLPQYIKDPYKRYLENQLRKHFDLTGVPIRLFFRKK from the coding sequence ATGGGAAATTTAGTAGCCATAGTCGGAAGACCTAATGTTGGAAAGTCGACGCTGTTTAATCGTTTAACGAAGACGAGAAGAGCGATCGTTCAGGAAACTAGTGGAGTGACCAGAGATCGCCATTATGGTAAATCAGTTTGGGGAGGCAAAGAATTCTCTGTGGTCGATACGGGTGGTTTTGTGAAGGGGTCTGACGATGTTTTTGAGGATGAGATTAGAAAGCAGGTTGTCATAGCAATTGAAGAGTGTAACATTGTCATCTTTGTGGTTGACGTGGAGACTGGGATTACCGACCTTGATGAGGCGGTTGCAAATGTTTTAAGACAGTCAAAGAAACCGGTTTTTGTTGTTTCTAACAAGGTAGATAATAATGAACGAGAAGTTGATTCCTATGAGTTCTACAACTTTGGACTTGGCGATGTTTATAGCATTTCAGCTATTAATGGTTCCGGTACTGGAGAGCTCCTGGATGATTTGATCAAAGAGCTTCCTGAAGATGCTCATGAAGAAGATGAGTCAGAATTGCCACGAATTGCGATTGTTGGTAAGCCAAATGTTGGTAAATCATCTTTGACCAATGCATTACTGGGGATCGAAAGAAATATTGTGACGGATATTTCTGGTACAACTAGAGACTCTATTGACACCCATTTCAATGCATTTGGGTTTGATATGGTACTGGTAGATACTGCTGGTATTCGGAAGAAGGGTAAAGTGCATGAAGATATTGAATTTTACTCGGTAATGCGATCAATTCGGACCATTGAAAATAGTGATGTTTGCTTATTCATGATAGATGCTGAGGAAGGTCTTCAGTCTCAGGATATGAGCATTTTTTCTGTGATCGAAAGAAATAGAAAAGGAATGGTTGTTCTCGTCAACAAATGGGATAAGATCGAGAATAAGGAAGCCAATACGATGAAGAAGTATGAAGAGATGATCAAAGAAAGGTTGGCACCGTTTACAGATGTACCAGTTCTTTTCGTTTCTGCACTGACCAAGCAACGAATTCATAAGGCATTAGAAATTGCCATGGAAGTTTATAAGAATCGAACAACTAAAATTCCAACGAGCAAGCTGAACGAAGTGCTGTTACCACTGATTGAAAATTACCCTCCACCAGCTTACAAAGGGAAATTCATAAAAATCAAGTTTGTGACTCAACTTCCCAACCATGCTCCAGCATTCGCTTTTTTCTGTAATTTGCCGCAGTATATTAAGG